From one Orcinus orca chromosome 10, mOrcOrc1.1, whole genome shotgun sequence genomic stretch:
- the BHLHE40 gene encoding class E basic helix-loop-helix protein 40, producing the protein MERIPSAQPPPACLPKAPGLEPGDLPGMDFAHMYQVYKSRRGIKRSEDSKETYKLPHRLIEKKRRDRINECIAQLKDLLPEHLKLTTLGHLEKAVVLELTLKHVKALTNLIDQQQQKIIALQSGLQAGDLSGRNVEAGQEMFCSGFQTCAREVLQYLAKHENTRDLKSSQLVTHLHRVVSELLQGGTARKLSDPGAKAMDFKEKPSSLAKGSEGPGKNCVPVIQRTFAHSSGEQSGSDTDTDSGYGGESEKTELRVEQPYFKSDHGRRFTMGERIGAIKQESEEPPMKKSRMQLSDDEGHFTSSDLISSPFLGPHPHQPPFCLPFYLIPPSATAYLPMLEKCWYPTSVPVLYPGLNASAAALTSFMNPDKISAPLLMPQRLPSPLPAHPAIDSSALLQALKQIPPLNLETKD; encoded by the exons ATGGAGCGGATCCCCAGTGCGCAACCGCCCCCCGCTTGCCTGCCCAAAGCGCCAGGACTGGAGCCCGGAGACCTACCAGG GATGGATTTTGCCCATATGTACCAAGTGTACAAGTCGCGGCGGGGAATAAAGCGGAGCGAGGATAGTAAG GAGACCTACAAACTGCCGCACCGGCTCATCGAGAAAAAGAGACGTGACCGGATTAACGAGTGCATCGCCCAGCTGAAGGATCTCCTCCCCGAACATCTCAAACTTACA ACTTTGGGTCACTTGGAAAAAGCAGTAGTTCTTGAACTTACCTTGAAGCATGTGAAAGCACTAACAAACCTAATTGATCAGCAACAGCAGAAAATCATTGCCCTGCAGAGCGGTTTGCAAGCTG GTGATCTGTCGGGGAGAAATGTCGAAGCAGGTCAAGAGATGTTCTGCTCAGGTTTCCAGACATGTGCCCGGGAGGTGCTTCAGTACCTGGCCAAGCACGAGAACACCCGGGACCTGAAATCTTCCCAGCTCGTCACCCACCTCCACCGTGTGGTCTCCGAGCTCCTGCAGGGTGGTACCGCCAGGAAGCTGTCAGACCCAGGTGCCAAAGCAATGGACTTCAAGGAGAAACCCAGCTCCCTGGCCAAAGGCTCTGAAGGCCCAGGCAAAAACTGTGTGCCGGTCATCCAGCGGACTTTTGCTCACTCGAGCGGCGAGCAGAGTGGCagtgacacagacacagacagcgGCTACGGAGGAGAATCAGAGAAGACGGAGCTGCGTGTCGAGCAGCCGTACTTCAAAAGTGATCATGGACGCAGGTTCACCATGGGAGAAAGGATCGGTGCTATTAAGCAAGAATCCGAAGAACCCCCCATGAAAAAGAGCAGAATGCAGCTCTCAGATGATGAAGGCCATTTCACTAGCAGTGACCTGATCAGCTCCCCGTTCCTGGGCCCACACCCGCACCAGCCTCCCTTTTGCCTGCCCTTCTATCTGATCCCACCGTCAGCGACTGCCTACTTGCCCATGCTGGAGAAATGCTGGTATCCCACCTCTGTCCCAGTGTTATACCCAGGCCTCAACGCCTCTGCCGCAGCTCTCACCAGCTTCATGAACCCAGACAAGATCTCAGCCCCCTTGCTTATGCCCCAGAGACTCCCTTCTCCCTTGCCAGCCCATCCGGCCATCGATTCTTCCGCCCTGCTCCAAGCTCTGAAGCAGATCCCCCCTTTAAACTTAGAAACCAAAGACTAA